From one Agathobaculum sp. NTUH-O15-33 genomic stretch:
- the ligA gene encoding NAD-dependent DNA ligase LigA: MDTLSQITALREKLRYHNEKYYNEDAPEISDYDYDMLQRELRALEAEHPEYADADSPTQRVGGSASGRFAKVRHAYPLESLQDVFSFEELGEFFARVEGAVGEAEYVVEYKIDGLSVALLYENGVFTQGLTRGDGQVGEDVTANLKTIKDIPQKLEDAPPRLIVRGEVYMKKSVFDALNAELELHEKPLLANPRNAAAGSLRQKSSKVTKERRLSIFCFNIQNADELPLGSHTESLDYLKKLGFPVSPVYPIFHTADECHSEILRMGETRGALDFDIDGAVIKVNDFLQRETLGSTAKFPRWAAAYKYPPEIKQTLLKDIVISVGRTGVLTPNAVLEPVRLAGTTVSRATLHNRDFIRELDVRVGDTVSVRKAGEIIPEIVEVELDKRPADAAPYEMPRFCPACGAPVFEDEEEAAIRCTGAACPAQLLRNLMHFASRDAMDIDGCGEGNLVKLIDAGLVRSAADLYDLTLEQLLPLGKKVDVWAGNLLRGIEDSKTRDLSRLLFAFGIRHVGQKAGKVLSNHFGSLDAVLAATVEEMTEIRDIGQTTAESIAAWRELDQSKTLIDQLRAHGVNFTGEKTAKSDLLAGKTIVATGSLTLYSRQEINDLIESLGGKASGSVSKKTAYVVAGENAGSKLQKAAELGIPVLTEEEFQNMIREAAEEEK, from the coding sequence ATGGATACGCTCAGTCAGATCACCGCGCTGCGTGAAAAGCTGCGGTATCATAATGAAAAATACTATAACGAAGACGCGCCCGAAATTTCGGATTATGATTATGACATGCTCCAGCGCGAGCTGCGCGCGCTGGAAGCCGAACACCCGGAGTACGCCGACGCTGATTCGCCGACCCAGCGGGTCGGTGGTTCGGCATCCGGCCGTTTCGCCAAGGTGCGGCACGCGTATCCGCTGGAAAGCTTGCAGGATGTGTTTTCCTTCGAGGAGCTGGGTGAGTTTTTTGCCCGTGTCGAAGGCGCGGTGGGCGAAGCCGAATATGTGGTCGAATACAAGATCGACGGACTTTCGGTCGCGCTCTTGTATGAAAACGGCGTATTCACGCAGGGTCTTACGCGCGGAGACGGTCAGGTGGGCGAGGATGTGACCGCCAACCTGAAAACGATTAAGGACATTCCGCAAAAGCTGGAGGACGCGCCGCCGCGGCTGATTGTTCGCGGCGAGGTGTATATGAAAAAATCGGTGTTCGATGCGCTGAACGCTGAACTGGAGCTGCACGAAAAGCCTCTGCTCGCCAACCCGCGCAACGCGGCGGCGGGCTCCTTGCGGCAAAAGAGCAGCAAGGTCACCAAGGAGCGCCGCCTTTCGATCTTTTGCTTCAACATCCAAAACGCGGACGAGCTGCCCCTTGGCAGCCATACGGAGTCGCTCGATTATTTAAAAAAACTGGGGTTTCCGGTCAGTCCGGTGTATCCGATCTTCCACACGGCGGATGAGTGCCACAGCGAGATATTGCGCATGGGCGAGACCCGCGGCGCGCTGGATTTTGATATCGACGGCGCGGTAATCAAGGTAAACGACTTTTTGCAGCGTGAAACGCTTGGCTCCACCGCGAAATTCCCGCGCTGGGCGGCGGCGTATAAATATCCGCCCGAAATCAAGCAAACGCTTTTGAAGGATATCGTCATTTCGGTCGGCCGCACGGGCGTGTTGACGCCGAACGCCGTTTTAGAGCCGGTCCGCCTCGCGGGCACGACCGTGTCCCGCGCTACGCTGCACAACCGCGATTTTATCCGGGAGCTCGATGTGCGCGTGGGCGATACGGTATCGGTGCGTAAGGCGGGGGAGATCATTCCGGAGATCGTCGAGGTGGAGCTGGACAAGCGCCCGGCGGACGCGGCGCCCTATGAAATGCCGCGCTTTTGCCCGGCTTGCGGCGCGCCTGTGTTCGAGGACGAGGAGGAAGCCGCCATTCGCTGCACAGGCGCGGCCTGTCCGGCGCAGCTTTTGCGCAATTTGATGCACTTTGCCTCGCGCGACGCGATGGATATCGACGGCTGCGGCGAAGGAAATTTGGTCAAACTGATTGACGCGGGTCTTGTCCGTTCGGCGGCCGACCTGTACGACCTAACGCTCGAACAGCTGTTGCCGCTCGGCAAAAAGGTCGATGTGTGGGCGGGCAATCTGCTGCGCGGCATAGAGGACAGTAAAACGCGCGATCTGTCGCGGCTGCTCTTTGCGTTCGGCATTCGCCATGTCGGCCAGAAGGCGGGCAAGGTACTGTCCAACCACTTCGGCAGTCTGGACGCGGTTTTGGCCGCCACGGTGGAGGAAATGACTGAGATTCGCGATATCGGGCAGACCACGGCGGAATCCATCGCCGCGTGGCGCGAGCTCGACCAGTCGAAGACGCTGATCGATCAGCTGCGCGCGCACGGCGTGAACTTTACCGGCGAAAAGACCGCCAAAAGCGATCTGCTCGCGGGCAAAACAATCGTCGCCACCGGCAGCCTGACGCTTTACAGCAGGCAGGAGATCAACGATCTGATCGAGTCGCTGGGCGGTAAAGCGTCCGGCTCGGTTTCCAAAAAGACAGCTTACGTCGTCGCAGGGGAAAACGCGGGCAGCAAGCTGCAAAAAGCGGCTGAACTCGGTATTCCCGTGCTGACAGAAGAAGAATTTCAAAACATGATACGAGAAGCAGCAGAGGAGGAAAAATAA
- the yunB gene encoding sporulation protein YunB — translation MRRRRYRRRGRGARWLVVCALVVLALAAVITLRFRPVFMEYAVNLCEDSALQEINNVLQDKIYADRETYENLVVLERDDENHVTALKTDVIAIGQIKAALVNGLFERLEDLEQTTVEVPLGSVFAPSLFSGMGPTVDVGMTALSQMSAEFVSAFSSAGINQTRHNILIEVRAGFRILTPFGVTYKEVKTSYPVTDTVIIGTVPEQYTYIDDTRDGLLGKINDYAETN, via the coding sequence ATGCGGCGAAGAAGGTACCGGAGAAGAGGGCGGGGCGCGCGGTGGCTGGTCGTTTGCGCGCTGGTTGTATTGGCGCTCGCCGCTGTGATCACGTTGCGGTTTCGGCCGGTTTTTATGGAATATGCAGTGAATTTATGCGAAGACAGCGCCTTGCAAGAGATCAACAACGTTTTGCAGGATAAAATATACGCAGACCGAGAAACCTATGAAAATCTGGTCGTACTGGAAAGAGACGACGAAAACCATGTCACCGCGCTGAAAACCGATGTAATCGCGATCGGCCAGATCAAGGCCGCGCTCGTCAACGGCCTATTTGAACGGCTGGAGGATCTGGAGCAGACAACGGTAGAGGTGCCGCTCGGCTCGGTGTTCGCGCCCTCGCTGTTCAGCGGCATGGGGCCGACGGTGGATGTCGGCATGACCGCGCTATCGCAGATGTCCGCCGAGTTCGTCAGCGCGTTTTCCTCCGCAGGCATCAACCAAACACGGCATAACATCCTGATCGAGGTGCGGGCGGGTTTCCGCATCCTGACCCCGTTCGGCGTGACGTATAAAGAGGTGAAGACCTCCTATCCGGTGACGGATACCGTGATCATCGGCACCGTGCCCGAGCAGTATACCTATATCGACGATACGAGGGACGGTCTGTTGGGAAAAATCAACGATTACGCGGAAACCAATTAG